In Trifolium pratense cultivar HEN17-A07 linkage group LG7, ARS_RC_1.1, whole genome shotgun sequence, a genomic segment contains:
- the LOC123898821 gene encoding ribonuclease S-1-like encodes MASSTLIVFITILCSCSLTFGSYQYLHLVLQWAPAQCRVSDFKCTKPAAHDKFTVHGIWPSNFKDPQPRDCKLSSSKDQTLDMKNLPRGLVNRLTTLWPSLTSTDEDFWRLQWKTHGTCSFSMFGQAKYFWLAVNHWEHMNIFEMLREDGIVPTPGKMFDQNDIIEAIKKHHFHGQVAIKPEFHCRPISQSGSKPPSPLSSELLEIRLCVDHDGFNYFNCTSGGNCGQKFEWFI; translated from the exons ATGGCTTCATCAACACTAATAGTTTTTATTACTATTCTGTGTTCATGTTCATTGACCTTCGGATCTTATCAATATCTCCACCTAGTTCTGCAATGGGCCCCTGCACAATGCAGGGTCTCCGACTTTAAGTGTACTAAGCCCGCGGCACATGATAAGTTTACGGTGCACGGGATATGGCCGTCTAATTTCAAAGATCCTCAGCCAAGAGATTGCAAGTTATCAAGTTCAAAAGACCAGACTCTTGACATGAAAAAT CTTCCTCGAGGATTAGTGAATAGGCTTACGACGTTATGGCCCAGTTTAACTAGCACTGATGAAGACTTTTGGAGGCTTCAGTGGAAAACCCATGGAACCTGCTCCTTCTCTATGTTTGGCCAGGCGAAATACTTCTGGTTAGCGGTAAATCATTGGGAACATATGAATATATTTGAAATGCTTAGGGAAGATGGTATTGTCCCAACTCCAGGTAAAATGTTCGATCAAAACGACATAATAGAAGCTATAAAGAAACATCACTTCCATGGTCAGGTTGCCATTAAACCTGAATTCCATTGCAGACCAATATCACAATCAGGATCAAAACCACCAAGTCCACTATCATCAGAGTTATTAGAGATAAGGCTGTGTGTAGATCATGATGGATTTAACTACTTTAACTGTACAAGTGGTGGAAATTGTGGACAAAAATTTGAATGGTttatatga